In a genomic window of Novosphingobium sp. KA1:
- the maiA gene encoding maleylacetoacetate isomerase produces MSDPRLHGYWRSGAAYRVRIALGLKGITYRQVTHDLRKGAQDDPAYRCLAPQGLVPVLEADGLTLTQSPAILEWIEERWPAPPLLPPDRDGRAAVRAMAALIGCDVHPLNNLRVLQKLRSDFSASESQVNGWIAHWISEGFSALEVLVGRYGEGLCHGDRPSLADCYLVPQLYSAERFGVDLTPYPRLRAIGARMAALPAVQAAHPARQPDGEG; encoded by the coding sequence GTGAGCGATCCGCGCCTGCACGGCTACTGGCGCTCGGGCGCGGCGTACCGCGTTCGTATCGCCCTGGGCCTTAAGGGTATCACGTATCGCCAAGTGACGCATGATCTGCGCAAGGGCGCGCAGGACGATCCGGCCTATCGCTGCCTTGCCCCGCAAGGGCTGGTGCCGGTGCTCGAAGCGGACGGGCTGACGCTGACGCAGAGCCCGGCGATCCTCGAATGGATCGAGGAGCGCTGGCCGGCGCCGCCCCTGCTTCCGCCCGACAGGGACGGGCGCGCCGCCGTTCGCGCGATGGCCGCGCTGATCGGCTGCGACGTCCATCCGCTCAACAACCTGCGCGTCCTGCAAAAGCTGCGAAGCGACTTCTCGGCCTCGGAAAGCCAGGTTAATGGCTGGATTGCCCATTGGATTTCCGAGGGTTTTTCGGCTCTCGAAGTGCTGGTAGGGCGCTATGGCGAGGGGCTGTGTCACGGCGACCGTCCCAGCCTCGCCGACTGCTATCTGGTGCCGCAACTCTATTCCGCCGAACGTTTCGGGGTCGATCTGACGCCTTATCCACGGCTTCGGGCGATCGGCGCGCGCATGGCCGCGCTTCCCGCCGTGCAGGCTGCGCATCCCGCGCGCCAGCCTGACGGCGAGGGGTGA
- a CDS encoding methyl-accepting chemotaxis protein produces the protein MLGFLDNWRLPRKLLAAFSLLAAMLAAVGFNGYFSTRELNAIAQNHVEHGIAGMSVLADVIDEVKETRIIVYTYYAAVGTKQEEADIRERLATTRAALAKSVEEYKQVADDSFKDDAEVLSQKVAALNDANDRMFERRAAGDMAGAMALLKGDARAASHAMIDQTEKLLKESREVSKRQAEAGEATATTATYLAIFLAGMGLAVIVLIWLVIDRSVAVPMGRISRVTTSLAEGGHVEVPYRERGDEIGEIAEAVEQFRVAAEGRAEIDARNAQEQEVVTTTLRASLQAISEGDLTQSIKADFPPAYAELKTNFNSAVGALRDLIGAVTESTHAIRTGSSEIAQASEDLARRTESNAASLEETSAAITQMDGRLRATASAAGRTVERADGAMGVVESGRSIADEAVQAMGRVSESAKGIDSVIEGLDKIAFQTRVLAMNAAVEAGRAGDAGRGFAVVADLVSALAMRSEEEAKRAREQLTATQTDIGTAVEAVQRVDGALQNISGDVSEVHSLLSNIATDNQAQSSTITQISAAIGTMDQATQQNAAMVEETSAAARNLNSEVTALADRAAMFRVSGEVAGYKPRAAAPAPAPAPRAVPAAITTSQVAPVRKAAPVALATGQDDDWMDF, from the coding sequence ATGCTTGGATTTCTCGACAACTGGCGGTTGCCCAGGAAGCTTCTCGCGGCTTTCTCGCTGCTTGCCGCCATGCTCGCCGCCGTTGGTTTCAACGGCTATTTCTCGACCCGCGAACTCAATGCGATTGCCCAGAACCACGTCGAACACGGCATCGCCGGCATGTCGGTGCTGGCCGATGTGATCGACGAGGTCAAAGAGACCCGGATCATCGTCTATACCTACTACGCGGCAGTCGGCACGAAGCAGGAAGAGGCCGATATTCGCGAACGGCTGGCAACCACGCGGGCCGCGCTGGCGAAGTCGGTCGAGGAATACAAGCAGGTTGCGGATGACAGCTTCAAGGACGATGCGGAAGTGTTGAGCCAGAAGGTCGCCGCGCTCAACGATGCCAACGACCGGATGTTCGAACGCCGTGCCGCCGGCGACATGGCGGGCGCGATGGCCTTGCTCAAGGGCGATGCCCGTGCCGCCTCGCACGCGATGATCGACCAGACCGAGAAGCTGCTCAAGGAATCGCGGGAGGTCTCGAAGCGCCAGGCCGAGGCCGGAGAGGCCACGGCCACGACGGCAACCTACCTCGCCATATTTCTGGCCGGCATGGGGCTGGCTGTGATTGTCCTGATCTGGCTGGTGATCGACCGCTCGGTCGCGGTGCCGATGGGCCGGATCTCGCGCGTCACCACCTCGCTGGCCGAAGGCGGCCATGTCGAGGTGCCCTACCGCGAACGCGGCGACGAGATCGGCGAGATCGCCGAGGCGGTCGAGCAGTTCCGGGTCGCCGCCGAAGGGCGCGCCGAGATCGATGCCCGCAATGCGCAGGAGCAGGAAGTGGTCACCACCACGCTGCGCGCCAGCCTCCAGGCGATCAGCGAGGGTGACCTCACCCAGTCGATCAAGGCCGATTTCCCGCCCGCCTATGCCGAACTGAAGACCAACTTCAACTCGGCCGTCGGCGCCCTGCGCGACCTCATCGGCGCGGTGACCGAAAGCACCCACGCCATCCGCACCGGCTCCAGCGAGATCGCCCAGGCCTCCGAAGACCTGGCCCGCCGCACCGAAAGCAATGCGGCGAGCCTCGAGGAAACCTCGGCGGCGATCACCCAGATGGACGGCCGCCTGCGCGCCACCGCCTCGGCGGCGGGGCGCACCGTGGAGCGGGCCGACGGCGCCATGGGCGTGGTCGAATCCGGTCGCTCGATCGCCGACGAGGCGGTCCAGGCGATGGGCCGCGTCAGCGAGAGCGCCAAGGGCATCGACTCGGTGATCGAGGGCCTCGACAAGATCGCTTTCCAGACCCGCGTGCTCGCCATGAACGCCGCCGTCGAGGCGGGCCGGGCCGGTGATGCGGGCCGCGGTTTCGCGGTCGTGGCCGACCTCGTCTCGGCGCTGGCGATGCGCTCGGAAGAGGAAGCCAAGCGCGCCCGCGAACAGCTCACCGCGACCCAGACCGACATCGGCACCGCCGTGGAAGCGGTGCAGCGGGTCGACGGCGCGCTGCAGAACATCTCGGGCGACGTTTCCGAGGTGCATTCGCTGCTCAGCAACATCGCCACCGACAACCAGGCGCAGTCATCGACGATCACCCAGATCAGCGCCGCGATCGGCACGATGGACCAGGCGACCCAGCAGAACGCGGCGATGGTCGAGGAGACCTCGGCCGCGGCGCGCAACCTGAACAGCGAGGTGACCGCGCTGGCCGACCGTGCGGCGATGTTCCGGGTGAGCGGCGAAGTGGCCGGCTACAAGCCGCGCGCCGCCGCGCCCGCGCCCGCTCCGGCGCCGCGCGCGGTGCCGGCCGCGATCACCACCAGCCAGGTCGCCCCGGTCCGCAAGGCGGCGCCCGTCGCGCTCGCCACCGGCCAGGACGACGACTGGATGGACTTCTAG
- a CDS encoding BON domain-containing protein, which produces MNRRDLGGNVGGDRKPGGYQEGQAGAMPRQARQWQEGPSRQAGGHWEPGSAPRQAEPERPESGSAAEPGQSPSGAEPSYPLHHFDAANGATFSEFTSEHYGGRDFSATPGGLGGAITGGMHPSDSYRPTYAMGHWMGLDHDYGSWRAYGEHRGFLRRAGDEIASWFGSDAAAHRRDLDHRGRGPSDYTRPDERIREDVNDMLTADRRLDASHVRVTVIGGEVTLEGTVGDRADKRRAEDLAEAVIGVRHVQNNLRPERLPG; this is translated from the coding sequence ATGAACAGGCGAGACTTGGGCGGCAATGTCGGCGGGGACCGCAAGCCGGGCGGCTATCAGGAAGGGCAGGCCGGCGCGATGCCGCGTCAGGCGCGGCAGTGGCAGGAGGGGCCGTCACGGCAGGCGGGCGGTCACTGGGAACCGGGATCGGCGCCGCGACAGGCCGAGCCGGAGCGGCCGGAAAGCGGTTCGGCGGCCGAGCCGGGCCAATCCCCTTCCGGCGCCGAGCCTTCCTATCCCTTGCACCATTTCGACGCGGCGAACGGGGCCACGTTTTCGGAATTCACCAGCGAGCATTACGGCGGACGCGACTTTTCGGCGACACCGGGCGGGCTTGGCGGTGCGATCACCGGCGGCATGCACCCCAGCGACAGCTACCGCCCGACTTACGCCATGGGGCACTGGATGGGGCTCGACCACGATTACGGCAGCTGGCGCGCCTATGGCGAGCATCGCGGTTTCCTGCGCCGGGCGGGAGACGAGATCGCCAGCTGGTTCGGCAGTGATGCCGCCGCGCATCGCCGTGATCTCGATCACCGGGGACGCGGCCCGAGCGACTACACCCGGCCGGACGAGCGCATTCGCGAGGACGTCAACGACATGCTGACGGCCGACCGGCGCCTCGACGCCAGCCATGTCCGGGTGACCGTGATCGGCGGCGAAGTGACGCTGGAGGGAACCGTCGGCGACAGGGCGGACAAGCGCCGGGCGGAGGATCTCGCCGAGGCGGTCATCGGCGTGCGTCACGTGCAGAACAACCTGCGACCGGAGCGCTTGCCGGGTTGA
- a CDS encoding EF-hand domain-containing protein has product MTLSMRKVLLGAVLLLAAAPVFAQSGGMGGMGDMGGGMGGGPGGAGGPPGGGGGPARPKPMKPIKREEIAKVVTAMFQEADSNRDGIVTVAEVTAIVDQRRDAAVRDRFAAIDTDRNGSISLAEFQTWQRAMGSLASSDAAAADTSGLAVVNGIMPKLGKDAEDRVLSRLIEPINGMTIAQANTNYDAGASLEELLALEYKRFDAADLDHDGFLSEDEARRLDGGPRGRPGGPGGPPPGGGGKPPACPPGESC; this is encoded by the coding sequence ATGACCCTTTCTATGCGCAAGGTCCTGCTAGGCGCCGTACTGCTTCTCGCCGCCGCGCCCGTATTCGCTCAAAGCGGCGGCATGGGCGGAATGGGCGATATGGGTGGCGGAATGGGTGGTGGTCCGGGCGGCGCCGGCGGCCCTCCCGGCGGCGGCGGCGGCCCCGCGAGGCCCAAGCCGATGAAGCCGATCAAGCGCGAGGAAATCGCCAAGGTCGTCACCGCGATGTTCCAGGAAGCCGACAGCAATCGCGACGGCATTGTCACCGTCGCGGAAGTGACCGCAATCGTCGACCAGCGCCGCGATGCGGCCGTGCGCGACCGCTTCGCGGCCATCGACACCGACCGCAACGGCAGCATCAGCCTCGCCGAATTCCAGACCTGGCAGCGCGCCATGGGGTCGCTGGCCAGTTCCGATGCCGCCGCCGCCGACACGTCCGGCCTCGCGGTCGTGAACGGCATCATGCCCAAGCTCGGCAAGGACGCCGAGGACCGCGTGCTCTCGCGCCTGATCGAGCCGATCAACGGCATGACGATCGCGCAGGCCAACACCAATTACGACGCCGGCGCCTCGCTGGAGGAACTGCTCGCGCTCGAATACAAGCGCTTCGATGCGGCCGACCTCGATCACGACGGCTTCCTCAGCGAAGACGAGGCACGCCGACTGGACGGCGGCCCCCGTGGTCGCCCCGGCGGCCCCGGCGGTCCTCCGCCGGGTGGCGGCGGCAAGCCGCCCGCCTGCCCGCCCGGCGAGAGCTGCTGA
- a CDS encoding alcohol dehydrogenase catalytic domain-containing protein, translating into MRAAIYPGHGGPVTIEPLADPRPAPGEVLIRVSRCGICGTDLAMTRGGAWDYGSGVQFGHEYAGEIVELGREVSAFRVGDRIAVMPSLACGRCTGCRAHGNAVLCQDKQGSAMLGFSELAAIPQGAATKLPAVLSMADGALIEPLAISLYGVQLAAIRPGDSVLVLGAGSVALYAIYWARRLGAGRIAVMSRSPRRAALARDMGADRFIAFGENEAGELREALGGAPAVVLECVGAQGMLMKALSHVAPFGRVLSLGFCTAPDPVIPALGSYKCASIQFSVGYSMREFLYIADQIDKGHVDPKRTISSTVTLDELPATLAMLRSPNAETKVHVTF; encoded by the coding sequence GTGAGAGCGGCCATCTATCCCGGCCACGGCGGGCCGGTGACCATCGAGCCCCTCGCCGATCCGCGTCCGGCCCCGGGCGAAGTGCTGATCCGCGTCTCGCGCTGCGGTATCTGCGGAACCGATCTTGCCATGACCCGCGGCGGGGCATGGGATTACGGCAGCGGCGTGCAGTTCGGTCACGAATATGCGGGCGAGATCGTCGAACTCGGCCGCGAGGTTTCCGCCTTCCGGGTCGGGGACCGCATCGCCGTGATGCCCTCCCTCGCCTGCGGACGGTGCACCGGCTGCCGCGCCCATGGCAATGCCGTGCTGTGCCAGGACAAGCAGGGCTCGGCGATGCTGGGCTTTTCCGAACTGGCCGCGATCCCGCAAGGCGCCGCCACAAAGCTGCCCGCGGTGTTGTCGATGGCCGACGGCGCCCTGATCGAGCCGCTGGCAATCAGCCTTTACGGCGTGCAGCTGGCCGCGATCCGCCCGGGGGACAGCGTGCTGGTGCTGGGCGCGGGCAGCGTGGCGCTTTACGCGATCTACTGGGCGCGCCGGCTGGGCGCGGGGCGGATCGCGGTCATGTCTCGCTCACCGCGCCGTGCGGCGCTGGCGCGGGACATGGGGGCGGACCGTTTCATCGCCTTTGGCGAGAACGAAGCGGGCGAACTCCGCGAAGCGCTGGGCGGGGCCCCGGCCGTCGTGCTCGAATGTGTCGGCGCGCAAGGGATGCTGATGAAGGCCCTGAGCCATGTCGCCCCGTTCGGCCGGGTCCTCAGCCTCGGCTTCTGTACCGCGCCCGACCCGGTGATCCCGGCCCTTGGCTCTTACAAGTGCGCGTCGATCCAGTTCTCGGTCGGCTATTCGATGCGCGAATTCCTCTACATCGCGGACCAGATCGACAAGGGACACGTCGATCCCAAAAGGACAATCTCCAGCACCGTCACGCTGGACGAATTGCCTGCAACGCTGGCCATGCTGCGCAGCCCGAATGCCGAAACAAAGGTGCATGTGACGTTCTAG
- a CDS encoding sulfotransferase: MDLSYDPPSAFRHAGDRLHALVAAEIDSDDFGPGDYLPGLDAYLHAMDYDPRFHAEGRRAAWGRIVGALRGRAHAYRAMRENPGFARHDVVSPVVITGVPRTGTTALHRLMALDPRFQGLQTWLADAPMPRPPIEDWSNYPQFRRTAAGIDAQHAAAPQRRAAHFRAAEEVHECCMLLWHGFTSNVLACSAPSAQTYDAWWRSQSEAPSYAHYRRCLQLIGSSAPGRRWLLKNPGHIENLDLLFAVFPDARVIHTHRDPGKALPSLVSLLMNLHPMFEEGRLQERRETMLIREVAKWAEATEKADRVRRAHPGQVLDVIHADFHADPMAVLERIYAFIAMDIPDATRTAFAARIAARPELARGRHRYDIADFGMTEDQAREPFRAYIERYDLMEPRR, encoded by the coding sequence ATGGACCTGAGCTACGATCCCCCCAGCGCCTTCCGCCACGCCGGCGACAGGCTGCACGCATTGGTCGCCGCCGAAATCGACAGCGATGATTTCGGCCCCGGCGACTATCTCCCGGGCCTTGACGCCTACCTCCATGCGATGGACTACGACCCGCGCTTCCATGCCGAGGGCCGGCGCGCGGCATGGGGCAGGATCGTGGGCGCCCTGCGCGGCCGCGCCCATGCCTATCGGGCCATGCGCGAAAATCCTGGCTTCGCGCGCCACGATGTCGTCAGCCCGGTGGTCATCACCGGGGTTCCGCGCACCGGCACCACGGCCCTCCATCGCCTGATGGCGCTCGACCCGCGCTTCCAGGGTCTGCAGACCTGGCTTGCCGATGCCCCGATGCCGCGTCCGCCAATCGAGGACTGGAGCAACTATCCGCAGTTCCGCCGCACGGCCGCCGGGATCGACGCCCAGCACGCAGCCGCCCCGCAGCGCCGCGCCGCCCACTTCCGTGCCGCCGAGGAAGTGCATGAATGCTGCATGCTGCTGTGGCACGGCTTCACCTCCAACGTGCTGGCCTGCAGCGCGCCTTCGGCACAGACCTACGACGCCTGGTGGCGCAGCCAGTCCGAAGCGCCATCCTACGCCCATTACCGGCGCTGCCTGCAATTGATCGGCAGCAGCGCGCCCGGCCGGCGCTGGCTGCTCAAGAACCCCGGTCATATCGAGAACCTCGACCTGCTCTTCGCGGTCTTTCCCGATGCGCGCGTGATCCACACCCATCGCGATCCGGGCAAGGCGCTCCCTTCCCTCGTCTCGCTGCTGATGAACCTGCATCCGATGTTCGAGGAAGGCCGCCTGCAGGAGCGCCGCGAGACGATGCTGATCCGCGAGGTCGCCAAGTGGGCGGAGGCGACCGAAAAGGCCGACCGGGTGCGGCGCGCTCATCCCGGGCAAGTGCTCGACGTGATCCATGCCGATTTCCATGCCGACCCGATGGCCGTGCTGGAGCGGATCTACGCGTTCATCGCCATGGACATTCCCGATGCCACCCGCACCGCCTTCGCGGCCCGGATTGCCGCCAGGCCCGAGCTGGCGCGCGGCCGGCACCGTTATGACATCGCCGACTTCGGAATGACCGAAGACCAGGCGCGCGAGCCGTTCCGCGCCTATATCGAGCGTTACGACCTCATGGAGCCACGCCGGTGA
- a CDS encoding TetR/AcrR family transcriptional regulator → MPRNNKATKGERPRQRRSPSQLREAILRAAEAEYCAFGFSGATTAAIAALAQTTETQIFRYFDSKAELFREAIQRPLDQHLQAFMAASPAADAAPRELQARSYIAELQDFIEQHQRMFRSLIVAETGKDADVPGMGGVNALQAYFARGAGVVRRRTGGEDKLPPELMVRISFAAVLGCVLFKDWLYPDGMADDAAIRAAMTRFVLDGIYADAAALSGSGGKSAAGTAG, encoded by the coding sequence TTGCCGCGCAACAACAAAGCCACGAAGGGCGAAAGGCCCCGGCAGAGACGATCCCCCTCGCAGCTGCGCGAGGCGATCCTGCGGGCCGCCGAGGCGGAATACTGCGCGTTCGGGTTTTCCGGGGCGACGACCGCCGCCATCGCGGCGCTGGCGCAGACCACCGAAACCCAGATCTTCCGCTACTTCGATTCGAAGGCGGAACTGTTCCGCGAAGCCATCCAGCGGCCGCTGGACCAGCATCTGCAGGCCTTCATGGCGGCCAGTCCGGCTGCCGATGCCGCGCCGAGGGAGCTGCAGGCGCGATCCTACATCGCCGAATTGCAGGACTTCATCGAGCAACACCAGCGCATGTTCCGTTCGCTCATCGTGGCCGAGACCGGCAAGGATGCGGACGTGCCCGGCATGGGCGGTGTCAACGCGCTGCAGGCCTACTTCGCGCGCGGTGCCGGCGTGGTGCGCCGCCGCACCGGCGGCGAGGACAAGCTGCCGCCGGAACTGATGGTGCGGATCAGCTTCGCCGCGGTGCTGGGCTGCGTGCTGTTCAAGGACTGGCTCTATCCCGACGGCATGGCGGACGACGCCGCGATCCGGGCGGCGATGACCCGCTTTGTCCTTGACGGCATCTATGCCGATGCGGCCGCCTTATCCGGGAGCGGCGGCAAGTCCGCCGCCGGCACCGCGGGCTGA
- a CDS encoding ABC-F family ATP-binding cassette domain-containing protein — protein MSLPPFSPAAGRSLTPMLSLANASWSAPDGTPVLSGISIDFAAERCGVVGRNGVGKSTVLHLLTGALTPDRGRVTRAGSIGTMRQIVQVDAQETVADLLGVAPALALLERAEAGIATLDELSEADWTLGTRVGETLRRVGLELPPQTRLAALSGGQRTRAALAGAVFGEPDFLLLDEPTNNLDQDGRRAVLDLMAAWRAGAVVVSHDRELLEAMDAIVELTTLGAARYGGNWSAYRARKAVELAAAEQDLAGAERRLGDVQRKAQVARERQQRRDAAGSRKGARGDMPRILAGMRRDRAEKSGGENARLAARLQETAAQAHAEAEARVERLETLAVTLAPTGLQPGQRVLDMRGVTFGYTPQRPLLDGLDLAVTGPERIALAGPNGTGKSTLLALVEGRIAPSRGKVEVHVPFALFDQSMTLLDPGATIADNFARLNPGMDNNACRAALARFQFRAEAADKAVGALSGGQTLRAGLACVLGGAHPPPLLILDEPTNHLDLASIAALEAGLGGYDGALLVVSHDPAFLAAIGVTRRVDLQPAVPAADLPPLPDKAAASA, from the coding sequence ATGTCCTTGCCCCCGTTCTCGCCCGCCGCCGGGCGTTCGCTCACCCCCATGCTTTCGCTGGCAAATGCCAGCTGGTCCGCGCCTGACGGCACGCCCGTCCTGTCCGGGATCTCCATCGACTTTGCCGCCGAACGCTGCGGCGTGGTCGGCCGCAACGGGGTGGGCAAGAGCACCGTGCTGCACCTCCTGACCGGCGCCCTCACCCCCGACCGCGGCCGGGTCACGCGCGCCGGATCGATCGGCACCATGCGTCAGATCGTGCAGGTGGACGCGCAGGAAACCGTCGCCGACCTGCTCGGCGTCGCCCCCGCGCTCGCCCTGCTGGAGCGTGCCGAAGCCGGCATCGCCACCCTCGATGAACTGTCCGAGGCGGACTGGACGCTGGGCACCCGTGTTGGCGAGACGCTGCGCCGGGTCGGACTGGAACTGCCGCCGCAGACCCGACTGGCCGCGCTTTCGGGCGGCCAGCGCACTCGTGCCGCGCTGGCGGGCGCGGTCTTCGGCGAGCCCGATTTCCTTCTGCTCGACGAGCCGACCAACAATCTCGACCAGGACGGTCGCCGCGCCGTGCTCGACCTCATGGCAGCCTGGCGCGCGGGGGCGGTGGTCGTCAGCCATGACCGCGAACTGCTCGAAGCCATGGATGCGATCGTCGAACTGACCACGCTGGGCGCGGCGCGCTATGGCGGCAACTGGAGCGCCTACCGCGCGCGCAAGGCAGTGGAACTTGCCGCCGCCGAACAGGACCTGGCAGGGGCCGAGCGCCGCCTCGGCGACGTGCAGCGCAAGGCGCAAGTCGCCCGCGAACGCCAGCAGCGGCGCGATGCCGCCGGCAGCCGCAAGGGCGCGCGGGGCGACATGCCGCGCATCCTGGCGGGCATGCGGCGCGACCGGGCCGAAAAGAGCGGCGGTGAAAACGCCCGCCTCGCAGCAAGGCTCCAGGAGACCGCAGCGCAGGCCCATGCCGAGGCGGAAGCGCGGGTGGAGCGGCTGGAAACGCTCGCCGTCACGCTCGCGCCCACCGGCCTCCAGCCCGGCCAGCGGGTGCTCGACATGCGCGGCGTCACGTTCGGCTATACGCCGCAGCGCCCACTGCTGGACGGGCTCGACCTTGCCGTGACCGGGCCGGAGCGCATCGCCCTCGCCGGGCCCAACGGCACCGGCAAATCAACCCTGCTCGCGCTGGTCGAGGGCCGGATCGCGCCGTCACGCGGCAAGGTCGAGGTCCATGTGCCCTTTGCGCTGTTCGACCAGAGCATGACCCTGCTCGATCCCGGCGCGACGATCGCGGACAATTTCGCGCGCCTCAATCCGGGCATGGACAACAACGCCTGCCGCGCCGCGCTGGCCCGGTTCCAGTTCCGCGCCGAGGCTGCCGACAAGGCGGTCGGCGCGCTCAGCGGCGGCCAGACCCTGCGTGCGGGGCTGGCCTGCGTGCTGGGCGGCGCGCATCCGCCGCCCTTGCTGATCCTCGACGAGCCGACCAACCACCTCGACCTCGCCTCCATCGCGGCGCTGGAAGCGGGCCTTGGCGGCTATGACGGCGCGCTGCTGGTGGTGAGCCACGACCCGGCGTTTCTCGCCGCCATCGGCGTGACCCGCCGCGTGGACCTTCAGCCCGCGGTGCCGGCGGCGGACTTGCCGCCGCTCCCGGATAAGGCGGCCGCATCGGCATAG
- a CDS encoding YbaN family protein, which produces MPASPERPSSTEDLLRRGRASRWAWLVLGLALVGIGVVGIFVPLLPTTDFMILALPCFARSSPKLEAWLLDHPRFGPGLRAWRAERAIPRHAKYASWIGMTIGFASFCLIAHPRPVIALTVALVLLGCAVWVGRRREPGRTPRETEAESAEAVNP; this is translated from the coding sequence ATGCCTGCTTCGCCTGAGCGGCCGAGCAGCACCGAGGACCTGCTCCGACGCGGGCGGGCATCCCGCTGGGCCTGGCTGGTGCTGGGCCTGGCGCTGGTCGGCATCGGCGTGGTCGGGATCTTTGTCCCGCTGCTGCCGACCACGGATTTCATGATCCTTGCCTTGCCCTGCTTCGCCCGCTCGTCGCCGAAGCTGGAAGCCTGGCTGCTCGATCATCCCCGCTTCGGCCCCGGGCTTCGCGCCTGGCGGGCGGAGCGGGCGATCCCGCGTCACGCCAAATATGCCTCATGGATCGGCATGACCATCGGGTTCGCCTCGTTCTGCCTCATCGCCCATCCGCGCCCGGTCATCGCGCTCACGGTGGCGCTGGTGCTGCTGGGATGCGCGGTCTGGGTCGGCAGACGGCGCGAGCCGGGCCGGACGCCGCGCGAAACCGAAGCGGAAAGCGCCGAGGCCGTGAACCCCTGA
- a CDS encoding biliverdin-producing heme oxygenase, whose amino-acid sequence MPQPADNALLPTLVHALRTATHDMHDRLDKAIMAADPFSSLPGYGRFLEMQFLFHRDIAALYASEALRYILPGLAGRQRLDLIEADLADLGRQLPTGHGTPAFTPGGPLDVPEALGWLYVAEGSNMGAALLRKEAARIGLSDHHGARHLAPAPEGPAAHWRAFVAELNAADLTPEEEQRAVAGARAAFERVRSLADACFA is encoded by the coding sequence ATGCCCCAACCCGCCGACAACGCGCTGCTGCCCACGCTGGTTCACGCGCTCCGCACCGCGACCCACGACATGCACGATCGTCTCGACAAGGCGATCATGGCCGCCGATCCCTTCTCCAGCCTGCCGGGCTATGGCCGGTTCCTGGAAATGCAATTCCTGTTCCACCGCGACATCGCCGCGCTCTACGCCAGCGAGGCGCTGCGCTACATCCTGCCGGGCCTCGCCGGACGCCAGCGCCTCGATCTCATCGAGGCGGACCTCGCCGATCTCGGCCGGCAATTGCCGACGGGTCATGGCACCCCTGCCTTCACGCCGGGCGGGCCTCTCGACGTGCCCGAGGCCCTTGGCTGGCTCTACGTGGCGGAAGGGTCGAACATGGGGGCGGCGCTGCTGCGCAAGGAAGCGGCCAGGATCGGACTTTCCGACCATCACGGCGCCCGCCACCTCGCTCCCGCGCCGGAAGGGCCGGCCGCGCACTGGCGTGCCTTTGTTGCCGAACTCAACGCGGCCGATCTCACGCCGGAGGAGGAACAACGTGCCGTCGCCGGAGCCAGGGCCGCCTTCGAACGGGTCCGGTCGCTTGCCGATGCCTGCTTCGCCTGA